Proteins found in one Clostridium butyricum genomic segment:
- a CDS encoding AraC family transcriptional regulator produces the protein MNLSTNKSEKVSYNFIDFPIRANKALLSEYPGMSAINHWHNDIEFTLMLKGNMSYSINGDSYDIKENECIFVNSQHMHYGYSKDGSDCEFICILLNTNLFSQLSIIKNNYLDTLFNDTTNAYSILRQSVFWQKDCIEKIKEIYQLCTEKTDGFELQVISIVHSLIYLLYKFLKDKNSKSILQKKNLKAMHDMTGFIQENFQKKLTLEEIAASGHVSRSSCCSIFQDFLNKTPITYLTEYRLEKSLKLLQFTSYSITEIALQCGFTGSSYYTEIFHKKMGCTPSQYRKNLINSD, from the coding sequence ATGAATTTATCTACTAATAAATCTGAAAAAGTTTCATATAATTTTATAGATTTCCCCATTCGAGCAAATAAAGCTTTATTATCAGAATATCCAGGTATGTCAGCTATCAACCACTGGCATAATGACATAGAATTTACGCTTATGTTAAAAGGAAATATGTCATATTCAATTAATGGAGATAGTTATGATATAAAAGAAAATGAGTGTATTTTTGTTAATTCACAACATATGCATTATGGCTATTCCAAGGATGGCTCTGATTGTGAATTTATATGTATATTACTAAATACCAACTTATTTTCTCAGCTGTCCATAATTAAAAATAATTATTTAGATACATTATTTAATGATACTACTAATGCATATTCAATCTTGAGACAATCTGTTTTTTGGCAGAAAGATTGTATAGAAAAGATAAAAGAAATCTATCAATTATGTACTGAAAAAACAGATGGCTTTGAACTGCAGGTTATAAGTATAGTTCATTCTTTAATTTATCTCCTATATAAATTTCTTAAGGATAAGAATTCAAAAAGTATCCTACAAAAAAAGAATCTTAAAGCTATGCATGATATGACTGGATTTATCCAAGAAAACTTTCAGAAAAAATTAACCCTTGAGGAAATTGCGGCTTCAGGACATGTGAGTAGAAGTAGTTGTTGTAGCATATTTCAAGATTTTCTTAATAAAACACCTATTACATATCTTACAGAATACAGACTTGAAAAAAGCCTAAAACTCCTTCAGTTCACATCATATTCAATAACTGAGATTGCATTGCAATGTGGATTTACAGGTTCAAGTTATTATACTGAGATATTCCATAAAAAGATGGGGTGTACTCCCTCTCAATATAGAAAAAATCTCATTAATTCTGATTAG
- a CDS encoding BlaI/MecI/CopY family transcriptional regulator, which produces MGISKIPQSELIVMKVIWDNEKTLSSKEIINILKEKTGWKRTTTLTLLSKLVQKEFISAEKIKLYTYYTPIISKKEYLELETEYFFTNIHDRSLKSLITALHDNDEISEDDIEDLEKWIKERKE; this is translated from the coding sequence ATGGGTATATCGAAGATTCCACAATCGGAACTTATTGTGATGAAAGTTATTTGGGATAATGAGAAAACCCTTTCATCTAAGGAAATAATAAATATCTTAAAAGAAAAAACAGGATGGAAAAGAACAACTACATTAACATTACTATCAAAGCTTGTTCAGAAGGAATTTATTAGTGCAGAAAAAATAAAATTATATACGTACTATACTCCTATAATAAGCAAAAAAGAATATCTTGAACTTGAAACAGAGTATTTTTTTACAAACATTCATGATAGGTCTTTAAAGAGTCTTATTACTGCACTTCATGATAATGATGAGATAAGTGAAGATGATATTGAAGATTTAGAAAAATGGATAAAAGAGAGAAAAGAATAA
- a CDS encoding PHP domain-containing protein: MKNNFIDMHMHSFYSDDGEFTPSELVKKCHESGVRIMAIADHNTVKAIDEAIKEAQKYNINYIPAIEIDCTYKGINLHVLGYGIDYKNDIFNKLEENIVIQEIQASEKKIELTNRLGFNIRKQQLDEVSKNGIYTGEMFAEVLLNDERYNDNSILEPYRAGGSRSDNPYVNFYWDYYSQGKSCYTEIVYPSLEETVSFIKNSGGLAVLAHPGNNLKGCFDIFDEMIDAGIEGVEAFSSYHDDTAIQYFLDKGMNSNLLITCGSDYHGKTKPAIQIGKTGCFVDETEIEKHLKKVGLI, from the coding sequence ATGAAAAATAACTTTATAGACATGCATATGCATAGTTTTTATAGTGATGATGGTGAGTTCACACCTTCAGAGTTAGTGAAAAAATGCCATGAGAGTGGTGTGAGAATCATGGCTATTGCAGATCATAACACTGTCAAAGCAATCGATGAAGCTATAAAAGAGGCGCAAAAATATAATATAAATTATATTCCTGCAATAGAAATTGACTGTACTTATAAAGGCATTAATCTGCATGTACTTGGATATGGAATTGACTATAAAAATGATATATTTAATAAGTTAGAAGAAAACATAGTAATTCAAGAAATTCAAGCATCTGAAAAGAAAATTGAATTAACAAATAGGCTTGGATTTAATATAAGAAAACAGCAGCTTGATGAAGTAAGCAAAAACGGCATTTATACTGGAGAAATGTTTGCAGAAGTCTTATTAAATGATGAAAGATATAATGATAATTCTATTTTAGAACCATATAGAGCTGGTGGATCAAGAAGTGATAATCCATATGTTAACTTTTACTGGGATTATTACTCACAGGGTAAATCATGTTATACTGAAATTGTTTATCCATCATTAGAAGAAACAGTTAGTTTTATCAAGAACAGTGGTGGACTTGCAGTTCTTGCTCATCCTGGAAATAATCTAAAAGGCTGTTTTGATATATTTGATGAAATGATTGATGCAGGTATTGAAGGTGTTGAAGCATTCAGCAGTTATCATGATGATACAGCAATACAGTATTTTTTAGACAAAGGAATGAATTCTAACCTTCTTATAACTTGTGGAAGTGATTATCATGGAAAGACAAAGCCAGCTATACAAATAGGGAAGACAGGATGCTTTGTAGATGAAACTGAAATTGAAAAACATCTTAAAAAGGTTGGTTTAATTTAA
- a CDS encoding MurR/RpiR family transcriptional regulator, with protein MINPTDILNDYLKGNYKNNINEEIARYFIVYLADIHNLKLAEVAEKCHVSTSTVIRFCREIGFLDFTDFKKCVQASNIANKAERYRKSFSKSPKDLEFYRERIFERNNKIMDSIMRLDLNKIDKLANDIFNYKYVYILGQSLSTLVGEYMRIQLVGLDKNVITLSSPKMDIPLSSSKKDTLGIVIIQCNNYFQDSSGIISYLKDNCDNTWLITKEKSEENYDKYFHNTLFIDHCEDMIMGYHLLLNISEIIVEYCSKNYE; from the coding sequence ATGATTAATCCAACAGATATATTAAATGACTACTTAAAAGGTAATTATAAGAATAATATAAATGAAGAAATTGCACGTTATTTTATCGTATATTTAGCTGATATACATAATTTAAAACTAGCAGAAGTGGCAGAAAAATGCCATGTATCAACGTCAACGGTAATACGTTTTTGCAGGGAAATAGGATTTTTAGATTTTACAGATTTTAAAAAATGTGTTCAAGCATCAAATATAGCTAATAAGGCAGAAAGATATAGAAAATCCTTCTCTAAATCTCCTAAAGATTTAGAGTTTTATAGAGAGAGGATTTTTGAAAGAAATAATAAAATTATGGATAGTATAATGAGACTGGATTTAAATAAAATAGATAAACTTGCCAACGATATCTTCAATTATAAATATGTATACATATTAGGGCAAAGTCTTTCAACATTAGTTGGTGAATATATGCGTATACAATTGGTAGGGCTAGATAAAAACGTTATCACGTTATCGTCACCTAAGATGGATATTCCTTTAAGTTCTTCAAAAAAGGATACGTTAGGTATAGTTATAATACAATGTAATAATTATTTTCAAGATAGTAGTGGTATTATTTCATATTTAAAGGATAACTGTGATAATACATGGCTTATTACTAAAGAAAAATCAGAAGAAAACTACGATAAATATTTTCATAATACTCTCTTCATAGATCACTGTGAAGATATGATTATGGGATATCATCTTTTATTAAATATTTCAGAAATTATTGTTGAATATTGTAGTAAAAATTATGAATAG
- a CDS encoding MurR/RpiR family transcriptional regulator, which produces MKFEDRVILNELKFTDTDDQIIEYIRKNKDKVLSQSIQDTAEQLYTVPNTIVRLSKKLGYNGFSELKFELKKEQEGRNSSSQIRFDSEEFISENIVKTMNMVDKEVIKKTIKKIKQSKNIHLLGMGDSIYFCELFAKNLKCLNKNAEFFNYRHDMIYNVEKCNEKDLYIVISVSGNTKELVEACEIAKGRGAYIISMTHLCENSISKLSDLNLFFWAPKKVINNYNVTDRVGIMLLIRMLSELIWTE; this is translated from the coding sequence ATGAAGTTTGAAGATAGGGTAATACTTAATGAATTGAAATTTACTGATACAGATGATCAGATTATCGAATATATAAGAAAGAATAAAGATAAGGTATTAAGTCAGTCTATTCAGGATACTGCTGAACAATTATACACAGTTCCTAATACTATAGTAAGATTATCAAAAAAACTTGGGTACAATGGATTTTCAGAATTAAAGTTCGAGCTTAAAAAAGAACAAGAAGGAAGAAACAGTAGTTCTCAAATAAGGTTTGACAGTGAAGAATTTATATCTGAAAATATAGTAAAAACTATGAATATGGTAGATAAAGAAGTTATTAAAAAGACAATAAAAAAAATAAAACAATCAAAAAATATACATTTGCTTGGAATGGGAGATTCTATATATTTCTGTGAACTTTTTGCAAAAAATTTGAAATGTTTAAATAAGAATGCAGAGTTTTTTAATTATAGGCATGACATGATTTATAATGTTGAAAAATGTAATGAAAAGGATTTATACATAGTTATAAGTGTAAGTGGAAATACAAAAGAACTTGTTGAAGCATGTGAAATCGCTAAGGGTAGAGGGGCATATATTATAAGTATGACTCATTTATGTGAAAACAGCATTTCAAAATTATCAGATTTAAATTTATTTTTCTGGGCACCTAAGAAGGTAATAAATAATTATAATGTTACCGATAGAGTTGGGATAATGCTACTTATCAGAATGCTCAGTGAATTAATTTGGACTGAGTAA
- a CDS encoding M56 and phosphodiester glycosidase domain-containing protein, translated as MAEVIFFELIRITFIGSVGILLLLMLKKFILKKYTKQFNYYIWLVIIIRMLIPFNIPITLTMDKEPGIIINNVIEDRSGINETQDYEYPLGSLQSDFQDNNIENGSKISYFDKKIKNIVALLMSKHKLTTMLVYLWLCVALIISIYRIISYRKMKNLILDLSYSMDENNCYIKYRCNKMLSKIKCDLMKELKLKQNITLKISDAANIPFGMGILKKYIIIPANSNLKEDELRWILKHELIHYKKRDLLYKYIVIVVKTIYWFNPLVYIMSRTIENECELSCDEDVLKNHDFNERKEYALTLVKSLKDNNQRVLGINLSTGFGDKKLLKERFEEMFSKKAKSGILIAGLCIVICIASFFIISNRNLEETSADDGRSNSNVSVDSSNDEIELYQLTTDKYKGYYMEIKDPKRIKIGYSNTGEKAKTVKEFAEENNAVAAINGGAYSSESYSEDGATAPVPVPSGFVISNGECIQDYSEDEYEYGVCAITEEGKLITGKYSLKQLKQLKVKEAVSFGPSLIIDGKMSEMTGDGGWGIAPRTAIGQKEDGTIILLVIDGRGIGSLGATLKETQEIMYKLGAVNAINLDGGKSSTMYYNGNTINETEGRKIPTAILVE; from the coding sequence ATGGCTGAAGTTATATTTTTTGAATTAATAAGAATTACTTTTATAGGTAGTGTAGGGATACTACTACTTCTTATGCTAAAAAAATTCATATTAAAAAAGTATACTAAACAATTCAATTATTATATATGGCTTGTGATTATTATAAGAATGTTGATTCCTTTTAACATACCTATTACATTAACAATGGACAAAGAGCCAGGAATTATAATTAATAATGTGATAGAAGATAGAAGTGGAATAAATGAGACACAAGATTACGAATATCCTCTAGGATCTCTACAATCAGATTTTCAAGACAACAATATAGAAAACGGATCGAAAATTTCATACTTTGATAAAAAAATAAAAAATATAGTTGCTCTACTAATGAGTAAGCATAAGCTGACTACTATGCTAGTATATTTGTGGTTGTGTGTTGCGTTAATAATTTCTATATATAGAATTATTTCATACAGAAAAATGAAAAATTTAATCTTAGATTTATCTTATAGTATGGATGAAAATAATTGTTATATAAAGTACAGGTGTAATAAAATGCTGTCTAAAATAAAATGTGATTTGATGAAAGAACTGAAATTAAAGCAGAATATAACACTTAAAATATCTGATGCAGCAAATATTCCATTTGGGATGGGAATATTAAAAAAATATATTATTATTCCAGCCAATAGCAATTTAAAAGAAGATGAATTAAGATGGATTTTAAAGCACGAATTAATTCATTATAAAAAAAGGGATTTGCTTTATAAATATATTGTCATAGTTGTAAAAACAATATATTGGTTTAATCCATTAGTTTATATTATGAGCAGAACAATTGAAAATGAATGTGAACTTTCATGTGATGAAGATGTATTAAAAAATCATGATTTTAATGAACGAAAAGAATATGCTTTGACACTTGTAAAGTCATTAAAAGACAATAATCAGAGAGTTTTAGGAATAAATCTGTCTACTGGCTTTGGTGATAAAAAACTATTAAAAGAGAGGTTTGAAGAGATGTTTAGTAAAAAGGCAAAGAGTGGAATTTTAATTGCAGGACTTTGTATTGTAATCTGTATTGCATCATTTTTTATAATATCTAATAGGAATTTAGAGGAGACTTCGGCTGATGATGGAAGAAGTAATTCAAATGTATCAGTTGATTCTTCAAATGATGAAATTGAATTATATCAATTAACTACTGATAAATATAAAGGATACTATATGGAGATTAAAGATCCTAAAAGGATAAAAATAGGATATAGCAATACAGGAGAAAAAGCAAAAACTGTTAAAGAATTTGCAGAAGAAAACAATGCAGTTGCTGCAATAAACGGTGGGGCATATAGTAGTGAGAGTTACAGTGAAGATGGGGCAACAGCTCCTGTACCAGTTCCATCAGGATTTGTAATAAGTAATGGAGAGTGTATTCAGGATTATTCAGAAGATGAATATGAGTATGGAGTATGTGCAATTACTGAAGAAGGTAAGCTTATAACAGGAAAATATTCCTTAAAACAGCTTAAACAGCTTAAAGTTAAAGAAGCAGTAAGCTTTGGACCATCTTTGATTATAGATGGAAAAATGAGCGAAATGACCGGAGATGGTGGCTGGGGAATAGCACCTAGAACAGCAATTGGACAGAAAGAAGATGGTACAATAATACTTCTTGTCATTGACGGAAGAGGTATTGGAAGCCTTGGTGCAACTTTAAAAGAAACTCAGGAAATAATGTATAAGCTTGGAGCAGTGAATGCTATTAATCTTGATGGCGGAAAATCAAGTACTATGTACTATAATGGAAATACAATAAATGAAACAGAAGGGCGAAAGATACCCACAGCAATTCTTGTTGAATAA
- the mngB gene encoding mannosylglycerate hydrolase codes for MKKVHIVPHMHWDREWYFSTEESRILLVNNMKEIMDMLENNPDYPYFVMDGQTAILEDYLAVKPQDKERIKKLVEEGKLIIGPWYTQTDEMVVGGESIVRNLLYGIKDCGEFGDYMKIGYLPDSFGQSAQMPQILNGFDIKHSIFWRGCSERKGTGKTEFNWTSDDGSEVVVQMLPLGYAIGKYLPTDIDALKNRMEKYFPVLDRGATTEHEILPNGHDQMPVQKNIFDVIEKLKELYPDREFFLSRYENIFEQLEKESNRDTISGEFLDGKYMRVHRSIFSTRMDIKAANARIESKITNILEPLASIAYSLGFEYHHGLIELIWKEIMKNHAHDSIGCCCSDKVHKEIMNRFLLAEEKVDRLIEFYKRKITDAISCEKALDKLTIFNLMPYEREEIIRAQIITKMKSFEMVNDEDIKLDFQVIHKEEIDAGLIDRQIVHYGNYDPFMIYTIEFKDVVPAMGYKTYLIKESEFMIEKEYEAVNKIDNDFYEIEVNENGTLKILDKKMNKTFDNVLLMENGGDEGDEYDFSPLVDEKLIFNTHVKAEYSIKKNKFNNEIKISYRLDVPKNIESRKNNNIDGYVDFNISINVPNDKARIDIVFDIDNQACDHRIRTYIPTNIASKFSVSDNQFGYIKRDVYDEAMDVWEKEGWDERPDSIYPMLTFVGLSDEEHGVAVLTNSTREFEIVGEKFDIIAITLFRSVGFLGKEEMVRRPGRPSGIKLPTPDSQLIGNITMDFAIATHEKSTLETNVANMAKQYLTPMVTYNKMPYNAMKLNDSEVITPYSYSLLKQYDENLVLSVIKKAEKEEGLIIRMYNPNEYEESTNILFDRSIKEAVKANLNERKIEKINIEDNSIKVKCRKNQVQTILIK; via the coding sequence ATGAAAAAAGTTCATATAGTTCCACATATGCATTGGGACAGGGAATGGTATTTTTCTACTGAAGAATCAAGAATTTTATTGGTAAATAACATGAAAGAAATAATGGATATGTTAGAAAATAATCCTGACTATCCTTATTTTGTAATGGATGGGCAAACTGCCATATTAGAAGACTACTTAGCAGTAAAGCCACAAGATAAAGAGCGTATTAAAAAATTAGTTGAGGAAGGAAAATTAATAATAGGTCCTTGGTATACTCAAACTGATGAAATGGTAGTAGGTGGAGAATCAATAGTAAGAAATCTTTTATATGGAATAAAAGATTGTGGTGAATTTGGAGATTATATGAAAATAGGATATCTTCCAGACTCATTTGGACAGAGTGCTCAAATGCCTCAAATATTAAATGGATTTGACATTAAACATTCTATTTTCTGGAGAGGATGTTCTGAAAGAAAAGGAACTGGGAAGACAGAGTTTAATTGGACATCAGACGATGGTTCAGAAGTAGTAGTTCAAATGCTTCCATTAGGCTATGCAATAGGTAAGTATCTTCCAACAGATATAGATGCACTAAAAAATAGAATGGAAAAATATTTTCCTGTTTTAGACAGAGGTGCAACTACGGAACATGAAATATTACCAAATGGACATGATCAGATGCCAGTTCAGAAGAATATATTTGATGTTATAGAAAAGTTAAAAGAATTATATCCAGATAGAGAATTCTTTTTAAGTAGATACGAAAATATATTTGAACAATTAGAAAAAGAAAGTAACAGAGACACAATAAGTGGTGAGTTTTTAGATGGAAAATATATGAGAGTACATAGAAGTATATTTTCAACAAGAATGGATATAAAAGCAGCTAATGCAAGAATAGAGTCTAAGATAACAAATATTTTAGAACCTCTTGCATCAATTGCATATTCTTTAGGGTTTGAATATCATCATGGACTAATTGAACTTATTTGGAAAGAAATAATGAAAAATCATGCACATGATAGTATTGGATGCTGTTGTTCTGATAAAGTTCATAAAGAAATAATGAATCGTTTCTTATTAGCAGAAGAAAAGGTGGATAGATTAATAGAATTTTATAAGAGAAAAATTACAGATGCAATCAGTTGTGAAAAAGCATTGGATAAGTTAACTATATTTAACTTAATGCCATATGAGAGGGAAGAAATAATCAGAGCACAGATAATAACTAAAATGAAATCATTTGAAATGGTTAATGATGAGGATATTAAGCTTGATTTTCAGGTAATTCATAAAGAAGAAATAGATGCAGGACTTATAGACCGTCAGATTGTGCATTATGGAAACTATGATCCATTTATGATATATACAATAGAGTTTAAAGATGTTGTGCCAGCTATGGGTTATAAAACATATTTAATAAAAGAATCTGAATTTATGATTGAAAAGGAATATGAAGCAGTTAATAAAATTGATAATGATTTTTATGAAATAGAAGTAAATGAAAATGGTACCCTTAAAATATTAGATAAGAAGATGAATAAAACTTTTGATAATGTTCTATTGATGGAAAATGGAGGCGATGAGGGTGATGAATATGATTTTTCTCCACTTGTAGATGAAAAATTAATATTCAATACTCATGTAAAGGCTGAATATTCAATAAAGAAAAATAAATTTAATAATGAAATAAAGATATCTTATAGATTAGATGTGCCTAAAAATATTGAATCAAGAAAAAATAATAATATAGATGGATATGTAGATTTTAATATAAGCATAAATGTTCCAAATGATAAAGCAAGAATTGATATAGTTTTTGATATAGATAATCAAGCTTGTGATCACAGAATTAGAACGTATATTCCTACAAATATTGCATCAAAATTCTCTGTATCAGACAATCAATTTGGGTATATCAAGAGAGATGTGTATGATGAAGCAATGGATGTATGGGAAAAAGAAGGATGGGATGAAAGACCAGATTCAATTTATCCTATGCTAACATTTGTAGGATTATCTGATGAAGAGCATGGTGTAGCGGTGCTGACTAATAGTACTAGAGAATTTGAGATAGTAGGAGAAAAATTTGATATTATTGCTATAACTCTATTTAGAAGTGTTGGATTCTTAGGCAAAGAAGAAATGGTAAGACGTCCAGGTCGTCCATCAGGAATAAAATTACCAACACCTGATTCACAACTTATTGGTAACATAACAATGGATTTTGCAATAGCAACCCATGAAAAGTCGACTTTAGAAACTAATGTTGCAAATATGGCAAAGCAATATTTAACTCCTATGGTTACATATAATAAAATGCCATATAATGCAATGAAATTAAATGATTCTGAAGTTATCACTCCTTATTCGTACAGTCTTTTAAAGCAATATGATGAAAATCTAGTTTTAAGTGTTATTAAAAAAGCTGAAAAGGAAGAAGGCTTAATTATAAGGATGTATAACCCCAATGAATATGAAGAATCTACTAATATTTTATTTGATAGAAGTATTAAAGAGGCTGTGAAAGCTAACTTAAATGAAAGAAAAATAGAAAAAATAAATATAGAAGATAATAGTATAAAAGTTAAATGCAGAAAAAATCAAGTTCAAACAATATTAATTAAGTAA
- the mngA gene encoding PTS 2-O-a-mannosyl-D-glycerate transporter subunit IIABC, which translates to MDLKNLTNENLITIDLDLNKKEDVIKYLVKRLYDEGKLSSEKDFYNAVLDREALSPTGFEAGLAVPHGKSNAVKEAAFAVAKLKRPISEWESVDENNKVELVFLLAIPTSEAGSTHIELLAELMTRISNEEYKKSLENSKDKHEFYKRLDMTIKEDDINVDKFEKTIVAVTACPAGIAHTYMAAEALVKAGKEMGVRVLVEKQGANGIENRHTNENLKNADAAIFAVDVAVKEVERFGHLPVYKTKVAAPLRDAKAIIEKALKQAEDHKKGTFNEIEEIEEKVSFGNEAKKAILTGISHIVPLIVAGGMIAAFATLIAQGFGLQDVFNAENSWLWMYRKLGSNLLGTLMVPVLSAYMAYSISDKPALGPGFAAGVAANMINGGFLAGMAGGFIAGYTIKMLKRYIPSKGTLAGFISFWVYPVLGTLIVGTLMFFVVGKPVTALNQGLISWLGSMAGTNAALFGAILGIMVSFDLGGPVNKAAYAFCIGAMAEGIIIPYAVFASVKMVSAFGVTFATLLFKKYFNEEEQEVGKSTWLLGLAGITEGAIPFMIADPLRVIPSLCIGSAITGSIVSVFNIGLDVPGAGIFSLFVLKGQPLLLGMGVWFGAAVFGAVISAALLVITRKSKLKKQ; encoded by the coding sequence ATGGATTTGAAGAACTTGACTAACGAAAATCTTATAACAATAGACTTGGATTTGAATAAAAAAGAAGACGTAATAAAATATTTAGTTAAACGACTATATGATGAAGGAAAGTTATCATCAGAAAAAGATTTTTATAATGCTGTTTTAGATAGAGAAGCACTTTCACCAACAGGATTTGAAGCTGGTTTAGCGGTTCCACATGGTAAAAGTAATGCTGTAAAGGAAGCTGCATTTGCAGTGGCAAAGTTAAAAAGGCCAATATCTGAGTGGGAAAGTGTAGATGAAAACAATAAAGTGGAGTTAGTATTCTTGCTTGCTATACCAACTAGTGAAGCAGGATCAACACATATTGAGTTACTAGCTGAACTTATGACAAGAATATCAAATGAAGAATATAAAAAATCCCTTGAGAATTCCAAAGACAAACATGAATTCTATAAGAGATTAGATATGACTATAAAAGAGGATGATATAAATGTCGATAAATTCGAAAAAACAATTGTAGCTGTTACTGCATGCCCAGCAGGAATTGCACATACATATATGGCTGCTGAGGCTTTAGTCAAAGCAGGTAAAGAAATGGGAGTAAGAGTACTTGTTGAAAAGCAAGGGGCAAATGGTATTGAAAATAGGCATACGAATGAAAATTTAAAAAATGCTGACGCAGCAATTTTTGCAGTAGATGTTGCGGTAAAAGAAGTAGAAAGATTTGGACATCTACCTGTATACAAAACAAAAGTTGCAGCGCCCCTTAGGGATGCAAAAGCAATAATAGAAAAAGCACTTAAACAAGCAGAAGATCATAAAAAAGGTACATTTAATGAAATTGAAGAGATAGAAGAAAAGGTGAGTTTTGGAAATGAAGCTAAAAAGGCAATTCTTACTGGAATATCTCATATAGTTCCACTAATTGTTGCAGGAGGAATGATTGCAGCATTTGCAACATTGATTGCACAAGGGTTTGGACTACAGGATGTATTTAATGCAGAAAATTCATGGTTATGGATGTATAGGAAATTAGGATCAAATTTACTAGGAACTTTAATGGTACCAGTACTATCAGCTTATATGGCATACTCAATTTCTGATAAGCCAGCACTTGGACCAGGATTTGCAGCAGGTGTGGCAGCAAATATGATTAATGGTGGATTTTTAGCAGGTATGGCTGGTGGTTTCATAGCAGGATATACAATTAAAATGCTTAAAAGATATATACCATCTAAGGGAACTTTAGCAGGATTCATTAGTTTTTGGGTTTATCCAGTTTTAGGAACACTTATTGTTGGAACATTGATGTTCTTTGTTGTAGGAAAACCAGTTACAGCTTTAAATCAAGGGTTGATTTCATGGCTTGGAAGTATGGCAGGAACAAATGCAGCATTATTTGGCGCTATTTTAGGAATTATGGTTTCATTTGATCTTGGAGGACCAGTAAATAAAGCAGCATATGCATTCTGTATAGGTGCTATGGCAGAAGGTATTATCATACCATATGCAGTATTTGCATCAGTAAAAATGGTATCAGCCTTTGGTGTGACTTTTGCAACATTATTATTTAAAAAATATTTTAATGAAGAAGAACAAGAAGTTGGAAAATCAACCTGGTTACTAGGTTTAGCAGGAATTACAGAAGGAGCTATTCCATTTATGATAGCGGATCCGTTAAGAGTTATTCCGAGCTTATGTATTGGATCAGCTATTACAGGTTCAATAGTGTCAGTATTTAATATAGGATTAGATGTTCCTGGTGCAGGAATATTCTCATTATTTGTTTTAAAAGGTCAGCCATTATTATTAGGAATGGGTGTATGGTTCGGTGCAGCAGTATTTGGAGCTGTAATTTCAGCAGCATTATTAGTAATAACTAGAAAAAGTAAATTAAAGAAACAATAA